The Cohnella abietis genome has a segment encoding these proteins:
- a CDS encoding redoxin family protein: MKISKQLIKYVLTAGVLLAVLSACGAKETMQDTAMGEASRIMNKGVTAPPVSINDLNGNEVRLADFKGQKVYVKYWASWCSICLAGLEDLNTLAGQDNGFHVITIVTPNYKGEKSTKDFTEWFTRQPYHNITVLLDEDGVWAKKFGLRGYPSSFYIGSDGILVKSSPGHASNDIITETFKGIT; encoded by the coding sequence ATGAAGATCTCAAAGCAGCTGATCAAATATGTGCTGACAGCCGGCGTTCTGCTTGCGGTTCTGTCCGCATGTGGCGCTAAGGAAACAATGCAAGATACTGCAATGGGGGAGGCATCCAGAATAATGAACAAGGGAGTTACCGCCCCACCTGTCTCCATAAACGACCTGAACGGCAATGAAGTCCGTCTTGCAGATTTCAAGGGCCAGAAGGTTTATGTGAAATATTGGGCTTCCTGGTGCTCGATCTGTCTAGCGGGGCTTGAGGACCTAAATACGTTGGCCGGTCAAGATAATGGCTTCCATGTGATTACGATCGTCACGCCGAACTATAAAGGAGAGAAATCCACGAAGGATTTTACCGAATGGTTCACTAGACAACCGTATCACAATATCACTGTGTTATTGGACGAAGACGGGGTGTGGGCGAAGAAATTCGGATTAAGAGGATATCCGAGCTCCTTTTATATCGGTTCAGACGGCATTCTGGTCAAATCATCCCCCGGCCATGCCTCCAACGACATTATTACGGAGACATTCAAGGGAATAACGTGA
- a CDS encoding cytochrome c biogenesis CcdA family protein, with protein MIELAGDHLFIFGVFAAGLLSFFSPCILPLLPVYIAYLSGNSASNANPGTSDSSSIRLRPGLILRTLMFVLGLSTVFILLGFGSGTIGTVITSSRFIAVCGAVVVLFGLYQTGWIKFSLLERERKISSNRIDNGGYIGAFLLGLTFSFGWTPCIGPVLAAILSIAAGEGSPAYGGFLMLIYTLGLAIPFLLMSVFSDFILTRIRRLYKFMGMIKVISGCILILMGIVLMTDRLNTIIVWFQ; from the coding sequence GTGATTGAATTGGCAGGCGATCATTTATTTATTTTTGGGGTATTTGCTGCAGGGCTGTTATCGTTTTTTTCACCATGTATTTTGCCGCTGCTTCCCGTATATATTGCTTATTTGTCGGGAAACAGTGCGAGCAACGCTAACCCGGGGACGAGTGATTCCAGTTCCATTCGACTCCGGCCTGGACTGATATTAAGAACACTGATGTTTGTTCTAGGGTTATCTACGGTTTTCATCCTCCTCGGCTTTGGCTCAGGGACGATTGGCACCGTAATCACAAGCTCTCGATTCATCGCTGTCTGCGGAGCCGTCGTCGTACTGTTCGGTCTATATCAGACGGGATGGATTAAGTTTTCTTTGCTAGAACGCGAAAGAAAGATTTCCAGCAATCGCATCGACAATGGGGGATATATCGGCGCTTTTCTGCTCGGGCTGACTTTTAGCTTTGGATGGACGCCGTGCATCGGTCCGGTGCTGGCTGCAATTCTCAGTATCGCAGCTGGTGAAGGCTCCCCAGCTTACGGTGGATTCCTGATGCTCATCTATACGCTAGGGCTGGCGATTCCCTTTTTGCTGATGTCTGTATTTTCAGATTTTATCCTCACACGGATCAGACGGTTGTATAAATTCATGGGAATGATCAAGGTTATATCCGGCTGCATTCTCATCTTAATGGGAATTGTGCTTATGACAGATAGGCTTAACACGATCATCGTGTGGTTTCAGTAA
- a CDS encoding sensor histidine kinase, which translates to MKLRTNLLLANLTGIGVLLICLFVSYSKMLLSIEQLYWLSSVTAGIGLLSFILQHLLTRPLEKSIARITQQTKRIAEGDFHTEVPSIGPVEYKILAQQFNEMSRKLKESFDNLYSSESARRELIANVSHDLRTPLASIQSFVEALEDDVIKDEITFQRYLHTIRLETVRLGGLIHDLFVLSSMEAQGEIFDPQPYHADELLISTLESFSLHLEEKQLKVEIEMPDKLSAANMMPAQIKRVLSNLLQNAIQYSPNGGKIVLSAHEQENTYLRISVTDEGEGIEAAETSRIFERFYRVDKSRSKSSGGAGLGLAIAKSIVQLHGGEIGVRSSTGEGSCFWFTLPIYTSRKTATD; encoded by the coding sequence ATGAAATTAAGAACGAATTTATTGCTGGCCAACCTTACAGGTATCGGCGTTTTATTAATCTGTTTATTTGTTAGCTACTCCAAAATGCTGCTTTCGATCGAACAGCTATACTGGCTTTCTAGCGTAACGGCTGGTATAGGACTGCTCTCTTTCATACTACAGCATTTGCTAACACGACCTTTGGAGAAATCGATCGCGCGGATCACCCAACAGACCAAGAGAATTGCCGAAGGAGATTTCCATACGGAAGTCCCATCAATAGGTCCGGTAGAATATAAGATACTAGCACAACAATTTAACGAGATGAGTCGTAAATTGAAGGAAAGCTTTGACAATTTGTACAGCTCCGAGTCGGCGCGGCGGGAATTGATTGCGAATGTCTCACATGATTTGCGTACGCCCCTTGCATCCATTCAATCGTTCGTAGAAGCGTTGGAGGACGATGTAATCAAGGATGAGATAACCTTTCAGCGCTATCTTCACACGATTCGGCTGGAAACTGTGCGGCTTGGTGGGCTCATTCATGACTTGTTCGTGCTTTCTAGTATGGAAGCACAGGGGGAAATATTCGACCCGCAGCCTTATCATGCGGATGAGCTCCTGATCAGTACCTTGGAAAGCTTCTCTTTGCATCTAGAGGAGAAGCAGCTTAAGGTTGAGATTGAGATGCCGGATAAACTGTCTGCCGCTAATATGATGCCCGCTCAAATAAAGCGGGTCCTATCCAATCTGCTGCAAAATGCCATTCAATATTCCCCTAATGGAGGGAAGATCGTGCTATCCGCGCACGAGCAGGAAAATACCTACTTGAGAATCTCCGTCACCGATGAAGGCGAAGGAATAGAGGCAGCGGAGACTTCACGTATATTTGAACGTTTTTATCGGGTGGATAAATCTAGAAGTAAAAGCAGCGGAGGTGCCGGGCTGGGGCTGGCCATCGCTAAATCCATTGTCCAGCTCCATGGCGGCGAAATCGGGGTGCGCAGTTCCACGGGAGAAGGAAGCTGCTTTTGGTTTACGTTGCCGATCTATACAAGCCGCAAAACGGCTACCGATTAG
- a CDS encoding response regulator transcription factor, translated as MNERVLVADDDTNITDVCRRYLEREGYLVMTARDGLEALELWSSHKVDLIVLDLMMPHKDGWQVCKEIRQTEDIPIIMLTARGEEQDRLMGLTLGADDYLTKPFSPRELVLRIRAILRRVRLIQTPPVASNQTLKYEDITIHAGKRRVEVCGKEIDLTVTEFEMLYLLASHPDQVFSRNQILSKLWDFSYEGDTTTVTVHIRRLREKIEPNPSEPKYIKTVWGIGYKFAGEANQ; from the coding sequence TTGAACGAGCGCGTACTAGTTGCTGATGACGATACAAATATTACGGATGTATGCCGTCGATATCTGGAACGAGAAGGATATCTAGTTATGACCGCAAGAGATGGCTTGGAAGCGCTGGAGCTGTGGTCCAGCCATAAGGTAGACTTAATCGTGCTCGATCTCATGATGCCCCACAAAGACGGTTGGCAAGTGTGTAAAGAAATCCGTCAAACAGAGGATATACCGATTATCATGCTGACCGCACGCGGAGAAGAGCAGGATAGACTAATGGGGCTGACATTAGGCGCAGATGATTATCTGACGAAGCCCTTCAGTCCGAGAGAGCTCGTTCTTCGCATAAGGGCCATTTTGCGCAGGGTTCGGCTCATACAGACTCCTCCAGTTGCTTCCAATCAAACGCTTAAATATGAGGATATTACGATTCACGCAGGAAAACGCAGAGTTGAAGTATGTGGGAAGGAGATTGACTTGACGGTGACGGAATTTGAGATGCTTTACTTACTTGCGAGCCATCCAGATCAAGTCTTTTCTCGGAATCAAATTTTGAGCAAACTGTGGGATTTTAGCTATGAGGGAGATACGACCACAGTGACCGTGCATATACGCAGATTGAGAGAAAAGATCGAGCCGAATCCCTCGGAACCTAAATATATCAAGACGGTCTGGGGAATTGGCTATAAGTTTGCGGGTGAAGCTAACCAATGA
- a CDS encoding stalk domain-containing protein: MIRGTKGKTFILLAALILSLAFAGLASAATPKLIKKDGNELVHLRQAAEMYGYSVKWDGKEKSVTLIYNDKMMDSKMKDDKMKDDKMMDEKMTDDKMMDSKMTDDKMTDDKMMDSKMTDDKMTDDSMKQGVQTIKLWIGSKNITVDGKLVKLDAAPILYRNNTYVVAALVTKYMKPSSIMG, translated from the coding sequence ATGATTAGAGGAACAAAGGGCAAGACATTCATTCTGCTGGCAGCACTTATACTATCGCTAGCCTTTGCCGGATTGGCGAGCGCGGCAACGCCCAAGTTAATCAAGAAAGATGGCAACGAGCTAGTTCATCTGAGACAAGCAGCAGAAATGTATGGCTACAGCGTGAAATGGGACGGCAAGGAAAAATCGGTAACATTGATTTACAATGACAAGATGATGGATAGCAAAATGAAGGATGACAAGATGAAGGATGACAAGATGATGGATGAGAAGATGACGGATGATAAAATGATGGATAGCAAGATGACGGATGACAAGATGACGGATGATAAAATGATGGATAGCAAGATGACGGATGACAAGATGACGGACGATAGTATGAAGCAAGGGGTACAAACCATTAAATTATGGATCGGATCAAAAAATATTACGGTAGACGGCAAGCTGGTTAAGCTGGATGCAGCTCCTATCCTTTATCGTAATAATACTTACGTTGTCGCGGCATTGGTAACGAAATATATGAAGCCGTCTTCAATAATGGGGTGA
- a CDS encoding MFS transporter, which translates to MRNSWKIYILAIISFLVGTSEFVIAGILDMLASDVGVSVVAAGQLITVYSLAYAIGTPIIIALTAKMDRRKLMLLALGLFFIGNLITVTTTGYGMLIGARIILAISTGVFMVVALTVAAKIALPGKQGSTIATILLGFNLALILGVPLGRVIASSYDWKIIFTGIGVLSLIAMLVLLRTIPKSEGEAHVPIRKQLALLKNPRISVTLSIGFFWILGYMILYTYITPFLLDITGMSERMVSIGLFAFGLASLLGSQVGGYGVDKWGIPRTMIGGLIFHSGILLLLTAFSHSSMFVLPLLMLWSFFAWSMGPVQQVYLISMAPQASGIILSLNSSIVQLGMAVGAVIGGVIVEGISLTAVGWFAGIGVAIALIPAIFSLYMRRRSA; encoded by the coding sequence ATGAGAAATTCATGGAAAATTTATATTCTAGCCATTATCAGCTTTTTAGTAGGAACTTCGGAATTCGTTATTGCCGGTATTCTGGATATGCTTGCAAGTGATGTTGGGGTGTCTGTAGTGGCGGCAGGACAGCTAATTACGGTCTACTCGCTTGCATATGCCATCGGCACTCCGATTATTATTGCACTCACGGCAAAAATGGACCGAAGAAAGCTTATGCTATTGGCTTTGGGATTATTTTTCATAGGGAACTTGATCACTGTCACAACAACGGGCTACGGCATGCTGATCGGAGCAAGAATTATTTTGGCCATTAGCACGGGGGTATTTATGGTAGTTGCCCTGACCGTTGCGGCCAAGATAGCACTTCCTGGTAAACAGGGCAGCACTATCGCTACAATTCTCTTGGGCTTTAACCTCGCACTTATTCTCGGGGTCCCGCTTGGAAGGGTCATTGCGAGCTCGTATGATTGGAAAATTATTTTCACAGGGATTGGAGTACTGAGCTTGATCGCGATGTTGGTTCTATTGCGGACAATTCCGAAATCGGAGGGAGAGGCTCACGTTCCTATTCGGAAACAGCTTGCCTTGTTAAAAAATCCTCGAATCTCTGTCACGCTTTCCATCGGTTTTTTCTGGATATTGGGATATATGATTCTGTACACCTATATAACGCCGTTTCTTCTAGACATTACGGGGATGAGCGAGCGGATGGTAAGCATCGGATTGTTTGCATTTGGGCTGGCTAGTCTCCTAGGATCTCAAGTTGGTGGCTACGGGGTAGATAAATGGGGTATCCCCCGTACGATGATTGGAGGCTTGATCTTTCACTCCGGAATATTGTTGTTACTGACGGCGTTCTCCCATTCGTCCATGTTCGTGTTACCTTTGCTTATGTTATGGTCCTTTTTCGCTTGGTCGATGGGGCCGGTTCAACAAGTTTATTTAATTAGTATGGCTCCCCAGGCTTCGGGAATCATCCTAAGTTTGAACAGTTCGATCGTGCAGTTGGGCATGGCCGTAGGGGCTGTAATCGGGGGCGTCATTGTAGAAGGTATTTCTCTTACAGCAGTCGGTTGGTTTGCTGGAATTGGCGTCGCAATTGCTCTCATCCCGGCTATATTTTCGTTATACATGCGTCGCAGATCTGCATAA
- a CDS encoding LLM class flavin-dependent oxidoreductase, with protein MSGQTITMEIGISTFLHANPGNGGVSHAQRLRQAIEEIQLADQVGLDVYAIGEHHRIDYTSSSPAVILATAAATTKRIRLSSAVTVLSSDDPVRVYQDFATLDGLSNGRAEIMAGRGSFIESFPLFGYDLKDYEELFDEKLELLLKIRASEKVTWHGGHRPAIDNMGIYPRSQQELLPIWIGTGGSPDSAVRAGTLGLPIVFSILGGMPERFAPLVELYKEAAVNAGHDVNKLQIATHSHGFISDTTKEATERYYPTMAAQMNQIGRERGWSPYTRDSYDAARSLNGALYVGDPEYVAEKIVLLHKNLGLTRFMMYVDFSSLPHRDLLRTIELLGTKVAPIVRKELAHQTSEQP; from the coding sequence ATGAGCGGTCAAACGATTACGATGGAGATTGGAATTAGCACGTTCCTTCATGCAAATCCCGGAAATGGTGGTGTCTCGCACGCCCAGAGGCTGCGCCAAGCAATAGAGGAGATTCAATTAGCAGATCAAGTCGGGCTTGACGTCTATGCTATCGGCGAGCATCATCGAATCGACTACACAAGCTCGTCGCCAGCCGTCATACTGGCCACCGCTGCAGCTACAACGAAGCGGATCCGGCTCTCGAGCGCAGTGACAGTGCTATCTTCGGATGATCCGGTGCGGGTATATCAGGACTTCGCAACGCTGGACGGTCTATCGAACGGGCGAGCGGAAATCATGGCTGGACGGGGTTCGTTCATCGAATCTTTTCCGCTATTCGGATATGACCTGAAAGATTACGAGGAATTGTTCGATGAGAAACTGGAACTGTTGTTAAAGATTCGCGCTTCCGAGAAGGTGACCTGGCACGGTGGACATCGCCCCGCGATTGACAACATGGGCATTTATCCTCGTTCACAACAGGAGCTGCTTCCTATCTGGATCGGCACGGGGGGCAGTCCAGATTCGGCTGTTCGGGCCGGCACACTGGGACTTCCGATTGTTTTCTCTATCCTGGGTGGAATGCCGGAGAGATTCGCGCCCTTAGTGGAGCTTTATAAGGAAGCCGCAGTGAATGCAGGTCACGATGTGAATAAATTGCAAATTGCTACGCATTCGCATGGCTTTATTTCGGATACGACAAAAGAGGCAACAGAACGGTATTACCCGACCATGGCGGCTCAAATGAACCAGATCGGACGGGAACGAGGCTGGTCTCCTTATACACGTGACTCGTACGATGCAGCCCGCAGCCTTAATGGCGCTCTTTATGTCGGAGACCCCGAATATGTGGCAGAGAAGATCGTACTACTGCACAAGAACCTTGGCTTGACTCGGTTCATGATGTACGTCGATTTCAGTTCGTTGCCGCATCGCGACTTGCTGCGGACGATTGAGCTTCTCGGTACCAAAGTAGCACCGATTGTCCGCAAGGAGCTCGCACATCAGACTTCTGAACAACCGTAA
- a CDS encoding ArsR/SmtB family transcription factor — MGENQEDMGQAVKLYKALGEPTRLKIALLLTKESNLCFTAIGERLESVAGSTLSHHLKQLTDSGLISFRKNGSFIHYNVNREIAEKFAPYLLA, encoded by the coding sequence ATGGGAGAAAATCAAGAGGATATGGGGCAAGCGGTTAAATTGTATAAAGCTTTGGGGGAACCTACCCGACTGAAAATCGCTTTACTGCTTACGAAAGAGAGTAATTTATGCTTCACCGCCATCGGTGAAAGGCTTGAATCGGTTGCAGGCTCGACGCTATCGCATCATCTCAAGCAATTGACGGACTCTGGCTTGATTAGTTTTCGCAAGAATGGATCGTTTATTCACTATAACGTCAATCGAGAAATAGCGGAAAAATTTGCGCCCTATTTGTTGGCGTAA
- a CDS encoding GNAT family N-acetyltransferase, whose product MTSYKIKQLNLKDYFMCSNIWDMEKNSKMANMFYDELVSGNRITFIYLENDEFIGEGSLVFRNNDPDYTIPNKRIYLSRMIVKEENRNRGIGSIILDYLIEYAEKVGYMEISLGVDTDNLSARHLYAKKGFTNVLFIGEDEYGEYVKLLKKL is encoded by the coding sequence ATGACTTCATATAAAATAAAGCAACTAAATCTGAAAGACTATTTTATGTGCAGTAATATATGGGATATGGAAAAGAACTCAAAAATGGCAAATATGTTTTATGACGAATTAGTAAGCGGAAACAGGATTACCTTTATTTATTTGGAAAATGATGAGTTTATAGGAGAAGGTTCGTTGGTTTTTAGAAACAATGATCCAGATTATACAATCCCAAATAAACGGATTTATCTATCTCGTATGATTGTTAAAGAAGAAAATCGCAATCGTGGTATAGGGAGCATTATCCTTGATTATTTGATTGAATATGCTGAAAAAGTCGGATATATGGAAATTTCGCTTGGTGTCGATACAGATAACTTAAGCGCAAGACATCTATATGCAAAAAAAGGTTTTACTAACGTATTATTTATTGGAGAAGACGAATATGGTGAATACGTAAAACTCCTTAAAAAACTATGA
- a CDS encoding VOC family protein — protein MIKGLFETHLLVRDLDNSISFYETLGLKLGVRYDNVAFFWITEDKQHMLGLWQTSEEKMQKRHFAFNVSVDDLINSPQYLFERNISLKPVFGRGTDEPIVHSWMPAAAVYFDDPDGNELEFIAMLGDKPKQLSYVPYLSEWNAEISKG, from the coding sequence ATGATAAAAGGTTTATTTGAAACACATTTACTGGTGCGTGATTTGGATAATTCCATTTCATTTTACGAAACACTTGGTTTGAAATTAGGTGTACGTTATGATAATGTCGCATTTTTCTGGATTACAGAAGATAAACAACACATGCTTGGACTTTGGCAAACCTCAGAGGAAAAGATGCAAAAACGTCACTTTGCATTCAATGTTTCTGTTGATGATTTAATCAATTCACCTCAATATTTATTTGAGAGAAATATCAGTTTGAAGCCAGTATTTGGTCGAGGAACAGATGAGCCGATTGTACATTCCTGGATGCCAGCTGCCGCTGTATACTTTGACGATCCTGACGGTAATGAACTTGAGTTTATAGCGATGCTCGGTGATAAACCTAAGCAACTATCTTATGTCCCATATTTAAGTGAATGGAATGCTGAAATTTCAAAGGGCTGA
- a CDS encoding GNAT family N-acetyltransferase encodes MQIREIEEKDNQTIERIIKSSLESFNLNIPGTAYFDPQLGSLAQYYKEQANSKYWVAVNEQNEVVGGLGIAPFGQEPGICELQKLYITPEAQGKGLSKELIKVALDFAKEHYAHCYLETSSKLQAANRLYIKTGFQQLERPLDGSDHNATDAWFIKDLSFLS; translated from the coding sequence TTGCAAATACGTGAAATTGAAGAAAAGGACAATCAAACAATAGAGCGAATTATTAAAAGCTCATTGGAATCATTTAACCTAAACATTCCGGGAACAGCATATTTTGATCCTCAACTGGGTAGTCTGGCGCAATATTACAAGGAACAAGCAAATTCAAAGTATTGGGTTGCAGTGAATGAACAAAACGAAGTGGTAGGTGGTTTGGGGATTGCACCATTTGGGCAGGAACCGGGAATTTGCGAGTTGCAAAAGTTATACATTACACCCGAAGCTCAAGGTAAGGGCCTCTCGAAGGAACTTATTAAAGTAGCACTCGACTTCGCTAAGGAACACTATGCACACTGTTACTTAGAAACATCGAGTAAACTTCAAGCAGCAAATCGCCTTTACATCAAAACAGGTTTCCAACAACTTGAAAGACCACTAGATGGTTCAGACCATAATGCTACTGATGCTTGGTTTATAAAAGATTTATCGTTTTTGAGTTAG
- a CDS encoding FusB/FusC family EF-G-binding protein produces MHTPFIENNQFNAIKNQTEILQQALRTASDRNVLKAVRYSATLKIDELFPDLEEDRKRHLVSMADMNSAEEFHNYLDSLEPWRAEFPPLTNKQFQKLFPKAKKLNAPDVETMDRRRLTYIGWTDIATNKMFLVFPRDGQFLGIEGRFTPTNKKGYCVICNSYDDLALFTVKTRPANSPPDYYKVYGHYVCLDGHACNTRITDTAALEKFIQSIKG; encoded by the coding sequence ATGCATACGCCGTTCATTGAAAACAATCAATTCAACGCAATCAAGAATCAAACCGAAATTCTCCAGCAAGCGCTTCGGACCGCATCGGACCGAAACGTACTGAAGGCAGTAAGATACAGCGCTACGCTCAAGATCGACGAACTATTCCCGGATCTGGAAGAGGACCGGAAGCGGCACTTGGTGTCCATGGCAGACATGAACAGCGCCGAAGAGTTTCACAACTACCTCGATTCGCTCGAGCCTTGGCGGGCCGAATTCCCTCCATTGACGAACAAACAGTTTCAGAAGCTGTTCCCGAAGGCGAAGAAGCTGAACGCGCCGGATGTCGAAACGATGGATCGGCGCCGGTTGACGTACATCGGGTGGACGGATATCGCCACGAACAAAATGTTCCTGGTATTTCCCCGGGACGGACAGTTTCTTGGCATTGAAGGTCGGTTCACTCCCACGAACAAGAAGGGCTACTGCGTGATTTGCAACAGCTACGACGATCTTGCATTGTTCACGGTCAAGACGCGGCCGGCGAACTCGCCGCCTGATTATTACAAGGTGTATGGCCATTACGTCTGCCTCGATGGACATGCATGCAACACGCGCATCACGGACACGGCTGCCTTGGAGAAGTTTATCCAGTCGATCAAGGGCTGA
- a CDS encoding class I SAM-dependent methyltransferase, which yields MNKSESFWDKTASKYDQLEMKDEQTYSNIIKRTKIHLKISDIVLDYGCGTGLISNEIAECVKEIHAIDISSNMIGIAEKKAKERNIANINYAHSTIFDEKYKKDSFDVILVFHVLHLLEDEHIVLQRMNELLKPGGLLISATPCVGEKIILKNLLYLAGRVGLVPNIRSFKIRNLIATIEEGNFSIVEKDCLKKSSQEYFIVARKFR from the coding sequence ATGAATAAATCAGAAAGCTTTTGGGACAAAACAGCAAGTAAATATGATCAGTTAGAGATGAAGGATGAACAGACTTACAGCAATATAATAAAAAGAACGAAAATACATCTCAAAATAAGCGACATTGTTTTGGATTACGGCTGCGGGACTGGATTGATATCAAATGAAATTGCAGAATGTGTGAAAGAGATTCATGCCATTGATATATCTTCTAATATGATAGGAATTGCGGAAAAAAAGGCCAAAGAGCGAAACATTGCAAATATAAACTATGCTCATTCGACTATTTTTGATGAAAAGTATAAGAAAGACTCATTTGATGTCATCCTGGTCTTTCATGTACTGCATTTGTTGGAAGATGAACATATCGTTCTACAAAGAATGAATGAACTGTTGAAACCAGGAGGATTATTGATTTCAGCAACACCATGCGTTGGAGAAAAGATAATTCTAAAAAACTTGTTATACTTAGCAGGTAGAGTTGGATTAGTGCCGAATATAAGATCATTTAAAATACGCAATTTAATCGCTACAATTGAGGAAGGGAATTTTTCAATTGTCGAAAAGGATTGCTTGAAGAAAAGCTCTCAGGAATATTTCATTGTTGCTAGGAAATTTCGGTAG
- a CDS encoding MFS transporter: MALITAISLFGDSMLYIALPIHWREAGLTSLVEVGILLSANRFIRLPLNPLISWIFTKLSIRDGMIIAVIIAGTTTFLYGWANSFLYWLILRCIWGIAWSIIRLGAYFMIFDSTTIENRGHLMGTYNGISRLGTLVGMLAGGFFVEWFGIRNVAVLFGILAIMVLPAVLIYIPNTKNRQVTLRTKLTVASLANQPILVWMLLTVFIVMLCLEGILTASLSHLIDVRKHMDFSFYGMLIGAAAIAATIQASRLVIGAFLSPWIGKKTDGKWGREAALSVILFLASVMVFVIPSNIPLGFWLLNLLALLLTTTLLITIMDISISAIVSNETKVAIVTVYVIVADVGASFGPFLGYLFERTLGLSTTYWIAATVLMLLSFRWMIALARRV; the protein is encoded by the coding sequence ATGGCATTAATAACGGCTATCTCTTTGTTCGGGGATTCCATGTTATACATCGCCTTACCCATCCATTGGCGAGAAGCTGGATTAACCTCGCTGGTAGAGGTAGGCATACTGTTGTCTGCAAACCGATTTATCCGATTACCATTAAATCCTTTAATCTCATGGATATTTACTAAGCTAAGTATTCGTGATGGGATGATCATAGCTGTCATCATCGCAGGGACAACGACTTTTCTATATGGTTGGGCGAATAGTTTTCTATACTGGCTCATCTTAAGATGTATTTGGGGAATAGCTTGGTCCATCATCCGTTTAGGGGCTTATTTCATGATTTTTGATTCAACAACGATTGAAAATCGTGGGCACTTAATGGGAACCTATAATGGAATTTCACGGCTAGGTACATTAGTGGGGATGCTGGCAGGAGGATTTTTTGTTGAATGGTTCGGAATAAGAAATGTAGCAGTTTTATTCGGGATCTTGGCTATTATGGTTTTGCCGGCCGTTCTAATCTACATCCCGAACACTAAAAATCGTCAAGTTACCTTGAGAACTAAATTAACAGTCGCTTCTTTGGCAAATCAGCCTATATTGGTTTGGATGCTTTTGACTGTATTCATTGTCATGTTATGCTTGGAAGGCATACTAACAGCCTCATTGAGTCATTTAATCGATGTCCGCAAGCATATGGATTTCAGCTTTTATGGCATGCTAATTGGGGCGGCAGCGATCGCAGCCACCATTCAGGCATCCCGATTAGTGATAGGTGCATTTCTCTCACCATGGATCGGAAAAAAAACAGATGGGAAATGGGGAAGAGAAGCTGCCTTGTCAGTAATCTTGTTCCTAGCATCAGTTATGGTTTTTGTCATACCGTCAAACATCCCATTAGGGTTTTGGTTACTTAATTTGTTAGCATTACTCCTGACAACGACACTATTAATAACAATAATGGATATTTCCATATCGGCAATCGTATCGAATGAGACTAAAGTAGCAATCGTAACTGTTTATGTAATAGTTGCTGATGTAGGAGCTTCATTTGGACCATTCCTTGGCTATCTATTCGAAAGAACCTTAGGTCTCTCTACAACTTATTGGATAGCCGCTACTGTACTGATGTTATTGAGTTTTAGATGGATGATAGCTCTAGCAAGGAGGGTGTAA
- a CDS encoding ArsR/SmtB family transcription factor, whose protein sequence is MIKEQPLVVQKGESVDFTPYESKFKALADQKRLQIMYELTQRGNTCVCDLVDILDMPQSKLSYHLKILLDAGLINRETRGTWSYYELNHNEVNHLLSPELCCIFRK, encoded by the coding sequence ATGATTAAAGAGCAGCCCTTGGTCGTTCAAAAAGGAGAGTCCGTTGATTTTACACCGTATGAAAGCAAGTTCAAAGCGTTAGCAGACCAGAAGCGATTGCAAATCATGTATGAGCTGACTCAAAGAGGAAACACTTGCGTCTGTGATCTTGTTGATATATTAGATATGCCTCAATCCAAGCTGTCTTATCATCTCAAAATTTTATTGGATGCTGGTTTAATTAACCGCGAGACAAGAGGGACTTGGAGCTATTACGAACTAAATCATAATGAGGTCAATCATTTGCTGTCCCCGGAACTATGCTGCATTTTCCGAAAATGA